DNA sequence from the Malus domestica chromosome 06, GDT2T_hap1 genome:
AGTTGTCAAGACTACTTTTGATTATCTGAACGTATTTTTAGCCTTCAAAAAGTAAGGTCAAACGAGCCATTTATCACTTTTACTCTATACTACCCAAATTCATTCTCAATTTCCaccaatcaaaaccaaacaaagaaaacaacacTTACCATAGGCATCCTTGCTGCACACTCTACTTCGCGGCGATTCGACTTAACATAGAGGTGATTAAACGTTGACCCAATGTGCAAGTCAACCTTGTGATCTTCTCTCAGATGGTCAACCAAAAATGGAACATCCCCAACCTCTGAGCACTCATCAGATCCAGGATAAGGGCAACTGTATGGTCTGAAGTAGCAGTGACCCTCATGCCTGAGTTTGATGTAGTAAGGGAGGATCTCCATGCACCCCAAAGAGCAATACTTGCAAGGCAGTTCTAGTGATTCTGCCACCTTCTCCAATGCTAGACATCGGATGTCGCCAAGTTTTTCTCGACAAGTCGGGCACCGGTTCACCGTCAGTTTGCAGATTGAGCACAGAGTGTGCCCGTTTGGGCACTGCAGAACAGAGACTTTCGGAATCAACTAGTTTTAAGTCTAACACTTGTAATGTAAGTAGTAAATCCAAGTGAAAGTGTAGTTGCTATTGACGCATGTAAAATAGCACTCAATCGTAGCAATTGCACTACTAATAACACTAGGATTGTTTGTGATAAAACGTCCTACCTGATGGGCTATAAAAATGGTAAGTTGGAGATAATATCAGTGTTGGACCAATTAGTTGGGGCTAGTAGTCCATTTGTGTGAAATCCAACCCTATGCTATGAACgaaggacttaaaaaataatGGAGGAACTTGAAAATGACTAGATGCAATATATTTGAAAGAACTTTCTAATGACATCTACCAATGAGTCATTTCGAAAGTCCTTTGTAGTGACACATCAAGTTATTTATCGTTCGTTTGttgtaaatatattttattatagtTTTATAGTGATCGAGTAATTTTTAAGTTTCATCTCGGACTCTTTGTAGTGTACTTTTAGCAATTGGATATAAAGTTATTTGTACTTTAAAAGTCTCTTGCCCAACTCCAAAACATAATGAAACTTAAAGAAAACTCAAACCATCATTAGACACCAATTCAGTTCTCCGATTTGAGGGGTTGTATTTAATTGAGGGCttatttgaaagtgtttttaaaatgactgaaaacgtttttaatgaaaatgtttttataaccaattcttagtaaaaaatGAATTCttgaaaagcacttgaagtgcttccacTTGTGCTTCTGCTTTTGGAACCgaaacattttctttaaaagtgctattaataatttcaaaaatacttccaaacgagccatgagattttgaaagattttaaaagatttataaatccatggagtTTTATACACTTCatatgaatttttggtgaaatcATTAGAAATCATAAGGGTTGAGGCCTTATTTCTTAAAGcctaaaaaaaactataaaattCCTCTAAATcccaaaatccttcatcttttaatatattttaaaattcaatCATAATTGAATACATATGGAGTTTTATGAACTACTTTAAAATCCAGATAAATACACTCAGATTTCTATAGAGTTTTATAAACctatttaaaatcttaattgaatacttATGGATTTCCATGAattcatttaaaattttgattgaatacaTATAGATTTATAAACTCTTTTAAACTCACAATTGAATACATCCCCAAAACCATCTGCATTCTTTATGATATTTTTGAAGAAAATACCCTCATCCTCGCATTTCCAAAACCAAGCAAAACTAATAATAGTCATCAAAAGCAATTATaatactacaaaaaaaaaattaaaataaccaCATTTAGGATGCTTTAAAAACTTTTAGCCACTTGTTTTAAACTTATTGAATTTTAACCACTGAAGGGGTTTCGTGCATGCACTAGGAAGATTTAAGCGTTACTTTTGAAGGAAGCCTCAAGCGATACGCTTGAGGGAGCCTCAAATGGTTAGATATCTAAATCTTGGAAAACAAGGCCAAAAAATCCTTAATGTATAATATAATACGGTTagttttccaaattttcaaaaatagaaaattaatgTAACCCCACTATGGCAAATGAGAGGACTAAATAAACACACCTGGTGTATTGGTGGGAACATGGACTTTGAACAGAGAGGGCATTCAAGAAGCTCATGAACTTTTGTGACTGGACTCGGTGCTCTGTTGTTGGACTTGGCCGGTGCTGAGAAACGGCGGCGGTGGTGGCGAGGGCGTCTGCGGCGGTGATGAGTGTCTCCTCGTCCATGGATCCCATCACATGTTGTCAAACTATCAACAAAACAGTCCTCCTCCATTGTAGAAGTTATTCATGCAGGTTTTGAACAAACCAAACAAACGAAAAAACTACAAAAACATGACTGTCCTTAATGTTTATCTTGTCTCTTGTTTTGGTCCTTTCTGTAAAGTGAAGGAGCAGAAagaaagggggagagagagagagagagagagagaggatacaAAGAAGTTGGCTTTTCGTATGAGCGTTTGGTGAAGGAGACAGACTAGTCTCCATCCGTCCGTCTTGAAGTATAATGTTTCACTTCTACCAAATGCCAAAAGGAGTTAATGCTGAAAACTGAGGACCAACGGTACCTACTTCAAAATTTGCAATCTAACTAGGTAATATTTAGTCGGGAAATGCTAAGCGAACTCTCTCAAAATAGGACTCTCTATGGACTCATTGTCATCTCACAGTTTGACGTCAATTTCTataccaacattataaaacattgttaaaaaaacatgaggtgacaGAGAGTCAGtggagagtctccttagcatttctctttttaGTTTGATCCCTTTTGATAATCCTCTTGTGGTTAAACATGCTATCAATTTTTTTCCAAATCAAACTGTTCATTCTAATTTCGACTTTTTTtaatacaacaatatattttacactaaggggagggggaagttcggctaagccacaaaATGTGcaatctaatttggtatcgaatttgccatccacgagatttgaacctaagacttctcacttacaagtaaagagaaataccaccAAACTGTAATACTGAGTGGCAATTTTGACCTATTTTTGTCTATATGCGTATCAAGTGCAAGGGTGAACCTGTTATTGAAGTCTATTTAATCCTTAATTGAAGTGTGAAATGATGTTTTTCACCTACATTGACTAGAACGAATTACATTCTCTAATTACTCGAATTTGAATCTCATAGTGTAGAATATAAGTACAATATTGGTTGCGTAGTAAACCGAAGGGAATCCCATTAACTAAGAATAAAAGgaaataaatgaaaatatgaGAGTGAAAAATTGGGGGCCCTTTTACATTATAGTCGTTGAATAGATATGTTCaccaatttttattaaaaaatagatTACACAATCTATTAGAGTTTCTTCCCATCAAATGGAAATGATTAGTTGTTTACTTGCCTAAGGAACTGTCAAAGTGTTGGATTAATAGAGCAAAGTGATGTGGGAACATTTTTCTTAAGACTACTAATAACATGTTTACTTAATAGAAACTTGCCTGAGTAGCCTCTTTGGCGCGTAAAATTgaccttttttttaatgttaaatttaaaataacaaaCGAAAGTAATCAGCTATTAAAAGGGGTTGTgtttgttgtggcctatatttaactgataAGGGAAGGGGCTGGCGGCACAGAGAAAatatagagagagatgtgtttgtagggttgtgtagaggatgtgttattccccctatgcagtgcctttatttatagtaataagggagaGAGGAAATCCTtttcctccaaggaatacaagtcctaataaggaagaataactagaatcaaatttaatctatgatttacacaatcacacttaaataaaaaGTTTATAACACTCTCCCCTTGAGTGTGTGTAAATACCAAGTAGTAGTTAAGAAAGTCGACTCATCAGCACTGATTCTGGGGACACGCTagtctcaataaggtaggaacttgcataaggagctaagtctcacaaaaaaccttaaggctatggtaaaaacccaagtagggacaaaatccatagtctaaggaaaaatgcgtgagtaatgcaaagtcaaatgaaacgtctactagacgtcatcagggatatgatcaacccaaggtgGGTGGCTCttcaaaacctcgttaggtagcaaaaatccaatgggaaaaatgctcctaatcgtagggaaaaagagtacattaagatcaagcaagtatacttcaggatactTCCCCTGAGTTAGACACAATTCCAAAGAAAACTAACAATGCTACAACTcaaaaagtttacgcatacttattccttgaacaagcttctgaaacgtcacattcggtagtgatttggtgaaaaggtcggccagattgtcttgtaaacggatttgcgtgacttcaatcttctgatgctcttgttgttgatgtgagaagaaaaacttcgactcaatgtgcttggtgttgtctcctttaatGCAACTCTTTCatcatggttagacgaagtggcaactaaggtctgtttagttgacctccaagagattgcagtgcctcaaatggtaaagacataacccgtttgagaacccTCATTGTGCGGATCAAATAAGTATcatgcgtcggcataaccaacaaggtgaGAATCGACTTGAGATAAAGGGGTGTGGCATCACTTGAGGATCCGTAAGGATAGAACAAACCCAAATATGTGGTACCCTTAAGGTAgcagaaaatgtctttaacaccaatcaagtgtctgcgtgttggtacattactgtatcttgtcaaaagattaacaacgaatgagatgtcgggtctagtgcattgagctaagtacaataaagcgccgattgcacttagataaggaacttcaggctccaaaatcacttcatcatcctccttcggatggaagggatctcgttttgcatctagcgcgaatgaccataggagtactcgaaggcttcattTTATCCTCGTTAAAACGGCACAACACTTTCTGGGTGTTGTTCGATttatgtactaagattccatccgaacgatgctctatctcgagatc
Encoded proteins:
- the LOC103431526 gene encoding E3 ubiquitin-protein ligase SINAT5-like, producing the protein MEEDCFVDSLTTCDGIHGRGDTHHRRRRPRHHRRRFSAPAKSNNRAPSPVTKVHELLECPLCSKSMFPPIHQCPNGHTLCSICKLTVNRCPTCREKLGDIRCLALEKVAESLELPCKYCSLGCMEILPYYIKLRHEGHCYFRPYSCPYPGSDECSEVGDVPFLVDHLREDHKVDLHIGSTFNHLYVKSNRREVECAARMPMVFNCYNQYFCLHFEAFHLGIAPVFIAFLRFMGDAAEARSFSYRLEVGSNSRKLIWEGTPRSICDSHQKVRDSHDGLIVQRNMALFFSGGDGKELKLRISGRIWKDNSA